Genomic window (Lycium barbarum isolate Lr01 chromosome 2, ASM1917538v2, whole genome shotgun sequence):
cttaattctcacctaactgtgtaattatttGATCAAACAAACAGACCAAATTGTATTATTatacccaattccaattacctgggtggctttccaaattGGCCCTGAATGTTCATGTGGCGTGAACAATATTTACAACTTTATTTCGTTCATTAACAATATTTTtgtttactttttttattttccttttcttatCATGTTCTTCTTTTCCAATTCTATCATTTTCTCCACCAATTCCACCACCTTCATTTCCACCATCACCATCCCATTTGCCATGAATTTCAATCCCTGTTTAAAAATAGATTTAGTTTGGGAGTGAAGGAGAGGAAATGGTCAACGGCTTCCAAAAAAAATTTCGGAGCCAAACCTCGACCGAGGAAATAAATTATCGATTGGACTGTGATTGGAGAGAAAATTATTATCTTTGTTCATATACGTAGACAAGGAACCGAGATAAAAGAAGGCAGACTGTAGGGAATAGCAAATAAGTAATTATAGTTATAATAATAAGGTTAATAACCAGAAAAAACAGAACCATGAATAAGAGAACTAGATGATATCTACAGATTCGTTTACTTATGTACGTCGCGTATGTGATAGATTTAGAGCGTTCTGAGACACTTCAGAAGGGAAATGCTACTTTGTGATTTGTTTTCTTGACTTTGAGGTAAGTTAAAATTTTCTTAGACTCCGTTTGGTGGATGTTTCGATAACTAATTAAtattgatagtaatgataataataaggGGTAGGGGCGAAAGCGGGGGTCTCTTATTTGGGATGTGAACGAGCATTGATACGAATTCCAGTGTCATGTTATGGGTAGTAGTGTAATTATGTAATTGTGGATCGTAATCCAAGAATACCAAAGTATGTGGTCCTTAGCTTATAGGTGATATTCCTTGATTTTCCTGTCTGTGTGTTTTGATCACTCCATTAAATCTCGTACAATTGCGATAATTAAGTCGTTGAACATTTTCGAATTAGTTAATGTTAATAACTGGTTACTTAAGATATTCATGCTCTAATATGTATGATTTAGCCCGATGTGGTCCGGATGGACCTGGTTCTGTTAGAGTGGTGGTTATTTCAGCCTTATATGGTTGGTTGCCCGATGTGACCTGGGAGATCTGATTTCCGAGTAGGTATATGAACCTCGTGAGTCCTCCATGAGTGATATCTCTCGTGTAGTCCCGTGGAGCTCCATGTGTATATCGGGAGCACATTGCACTGCAGTATACATTTGATTATCTGACTTTACTTAGTACTTGATATATTTCTCTGTCCTGGTAATTGAGGGGTCTTGAGTTAAGGTAAACCGATAAGGCTAAATAAGACTTTTCCTTAATAACTTTGTCACTACTTCATCAGTGTTGGTTTATGAGATTTACTGAGTGTACGTGCTTCCTGTACTCATACTATACTTGCTGTACTTTTTGTGGTGCAGATTCAATTCTGAACATGAGTGAGGCTTGTGGAGCTGTCTGAGTCCAAGGCATTGATAATTCGGAGATTTAGTGAGTGAGTTAATAGGTTGTTGATGGATTTTCTATCGGGTGAGGGTAAGTGCTTTCACGGCTAATGAAATCGTGACACATGCAAATAAAAGGGGATAATGGATTGGAAACCTAAGATCCAAATGTAATGACCCATTAGATGACACTGTAATTAAGTTATGACAAATAACAGGTCACCATAATTACTACATTGTAATTACATTAATTTCAATTACTAGGTGGCTTCCCAAACAAcctcttagagcctgtttggatgggcttaaaataagcagcttataagctgttttcagcttataagctgctttagataagctaagccaaaagggtccaattatttttttgggcttattttatgcacaaaatggctttaagctggccagccaaacactcaaaaaagctgaaaacagcttataggcaacttataagccaatccaaacgtgCTCTTAATTCCATTACATATAAAATGTGTTTGGAACCTCTTATGATATGAAGATGCATTGTAGGTTCACATGACTTTTGTTGAAATGAGTTATCATCTCATTTAAAAGTTTAAGATGTTACAGAAAGCATAATTTTATCGAGTCTGTTGCGTTTTGCACCCTTAATGTATGTCCTCTTTTACAATTTGCACCctgttctatttttattttttttatgattcGCACCATAACCTCTTTACTTTCTTGCAAAATAAGGAAGctactcttttaaaaaaaattcatgagGGCAAAAATGGAATATTAATACAAAAAGAAATgacacaaaataaaaaaaaaactcaataaaAAAATGCTTGTATATTTCAATATCGTCTGCAATTTTTCTTCATAAGCTGCAGATATCTTTTTCTCTCGATGCAGCTGTTTTGACATTTCTCGAATTTTAAGATCCTTCTCACCCTGCAAACGTTATATTTTGGGGGTCCATGGAGTGGATCATTGTCTTCAAGTGAAACATAAAAGGGAACATAGCAAAACCCAACAGAGATAAAACATAACACATTCAGGTTCGTCAATAAAGTTTAAAGTAGGTAGAaaagggaaaatacattaaaaccccccaacgtatagccagattaattatgacgcacccaacctttgcgggcgatctattaccccccagtcttaatttttcagtattttagtgacCTTTTAGCGCTGATCTGGCAGTGTGCGTGACTACACGATCAAGTAGCGCGTGAGGGGGGCATTTGACCTGTTATTTTTTGCCACGTGGATAAAAATAACGGGAAAAACCCGCCCCACCCCTCTCCCCCTTTATTttctcttccttcttcttcattttcttgACTCCATTTTTGCCAaagcttgaagaaaaaaaaaatgaaatttgtgCCATGCATTCTAGTGGTAAGTAATATTTTCTCCAAACTCATTATTATTCTCATCTTTTATTTATAGACCAAGAAATctttcacttaatttttttttctagggtTCTTAATGAAAGAATTCAAATCGGAGTTGAACAATCTTTGTAGTCAAAATGACGATCCAAAGATGAAGCGTCAAGTGCGATGCCAGCACGGAGTATTATTAAAAATGCAGATTTCTTAGTCTCCCAATAATCCCAGAAGAAGATTTTGGACATGCCCATTCTATGGGGTAcgattataaatatatttttttatgttgCGTGCCTTATTTCTGCCACACATTACAGTGTGCCTAACATGAGTTGAATTTATTTTATAGGCTAAGAAATGTAAGTTCTTTGAATGGAGGGATGATCCTATTGATGAAAGGTCTAAGTTTGTTATTCACAAATTGATTAAGAAAATGGAAGAGCAAGCagtggaattgaagaagaaaatggaagagcaaacagtggaattgaagaagaaaatggcGGAAGAAGTTGGTTTGACAAATGAAATGGAAGAAGGAGAGTCTTCTTGCATTGATGGAGATATTGGTAATGACAATAGTGAAATGGCCATCGGTAATGAGAATATCACTACAAATGAAGAGATGAAAGTGTTCAaggttgaagaagagatgaaagtgtcaaagcttgaagaagagatgaaagtgaTGAAGCTTGAACAAGAGAAAAGGGGTAGATGCATTACTATTAacaagtttttgtttttgtgtttcTTTGGTGTTGTTATTTGAtttattgggtgtttttgaacAAGCATTACCAATGTCGATTGCCATAGTAGGATTACATGTTTGTATGTTGAAGGATGTTTAAGTGATTGTTATTCACTTTATGTATGTAAATTGAAGAAGTTTCTTGTCATGGATGTTCAATTAAAAAGTTGTCTTCATTCAACTTGAGAAGAAAAACCATAAATAAAGATAAAGTTCATAGATATATATTTCATTGATGATAATTCATAAACTTTGCATAATAGGGAGAAACCTAATCTATTTCGATAACTTCCCTCTTGATATTAACAAAGAAGGTTACTTTCTCATTATGTTCACAACCATTAAAGCATAAGACGTATCCCTCTCTTAGAAGGTTTGCATCAATGAAATCCTTCCACCCTTGGCAGAGGCGGGTATGCACGCCAACCTTATACATCATATTGTATTCACGCTGCTCGTAGAAAACAACAGCTTGTGTAGTTGTATTTGGAAGAAAATCTTGTATGTTAGAAGGTAAGATCTGCACAAAATGCATGAGGCATTATGAATAAGTAAACACATCAATTGAAATAAGTTTGCAAAATAACACTTACAAAGTCATCGTTGTCAACGTATGATTTGGTTAGTTTCTTCTCGAAGTAAATCAGTTCATCTTCACCTAGAGGCATTTTGCTATGAAATTCGTTGTTTGAATAAGAAGGAATGGTGTAGGGATGAGTTGAAATGGACAGCTTAATAGGCTGATGATATTGAATGGTTACAATTCTCATTAGCCTTCCCAACTACCAGTCAATGTGCATgaattcaattagattgaattgaATCGTCCAATGCAGACTGACTGAAATCATTTCAGTCAAATGTACCTGAATTCAAGCCGCCACAGAAATCTGCCCACATTTATATGTACACACACGGCACAGTGCACAGACTGCACATTTAACTTTAGTGCTTAATGTACACACTGCCAAATCACAGTACCACAGCTAACTGATGTGgcatgattttacgccacaattgatgcttttcggctataagttttacttgtttttaagcaagtctatgtgattttacgccacaattgatgcttttcggctataagttttacttgtttttaagcaagtctatgtgattttacgtggtttttattatgtttcaggtaatacgaggtccttagagcctaagtgtggaaaacaagcgaaaaaagaggaaaaaagttgatcactggaaacaactggagattctggaaatttttgtggaaaattactctgcgcgttcgcgcaggtaatccacgcgttcgcgcccaGGCGCGTCAgtgactctgcgcgttcgcgctagtaggtcacgcgttcgcgctgaagtaAGAGAAGTTCAGCCACGCGTTCACGCAGACACGTGGCGCgttcgcgttgaaggattttcggcccAGTTCGAGCAGAACTTGGACTTTGACGATTTTTGCTATTCCagttcttttaaaaagccaactgagagcattgtaaaattatctttggcattatactcaagtttggaggctagggttcctacctaaatattctttcttttatttaatccttgtttatgggaatttattggtgacaattaagattgatactcttgttgtgcttatttattcatcgacattatttatattcaagtaagttcttgttattttaattattcttgttcttcaacgtttctcaaggaAGTAGCTAACCCTTGGACTCACccatttattttgtttgaaactcggaagaggaaaaacgggattgagatagaataattaacatgaatttggggcgttaaccctcatctaatggataTTGACCTAGGAATAGACAATACCACTtatagccatattcgggtgttcttaatgctcctaattgcttgagggatcttcaattgggtagtctagttaatcttggggagaagttaatttagagtcattatccgaggctaaataacataaacttgctattatttataattcgtgaaatatattggatcgttacttgagaagtagtttcctttattccattcttgttgccattgatcaatttagttgctttctagattagaatttatatttctgtATTTTATCAAAACATTATCAAAAActaccattgatgcgttcggtctagctattgttagtgataattcctaatctgcttaaattgcctacTGGCTTGAGAAGCAGCAAATGTTTGAGAAGCATCAAATGTTTGAGAAGCATCAAATGTTTGAGAAGTCATGTTCCCCTCTACAAGTAAAATGCAAAGTCATAGAAATTCAATAGTGCAGTGCAAAGTCAAGAAAATTGTAGGAAGGACATACCTTCTGACAGCCTCTTTTATTGTGGTTTTTACCTCCACATTGGCTGCAAGTCATCAGCATGCCTGTTATTGGCATTTTTCCACATTTCTTTGCTTCACTGGCCTCTTTCCTTCTTGCTTTTGAGGGCCTGCTGGGCATTTTTCTGATGATTGGTGGTGCAATAGCAGGATTAGCAGACCTAGGCCACATTGCCATATTTGTCATTGGTTGAATGTAGTGACAATAGGTTTTGAACCAGTTCTTCTTGCTATAGTATTCATGGACATATTCAATAGGTTCATACTTCTTGTACAACATGGCACAAATGGCATGTGGACATGGTATTCCTTTGAGCTGCCATGACCTAAAACTACATTTCTCATTGACAATATAAACAGTGTGCTGATATGGACCATCAAGAATCTCAAACCCATGCTCACCATTAAACACAATATTACAGTTCATTGACTTCCCCATGTTTTCTTCTAATGTCCTTAATGCCATTGGAGATATTCTTGTGACCCAAGTGTTTGCAAAAGACCTCATCACGCTTATCCTATTCATTACCTTCATCCTAATCTCTTCTAGCATGGTTATGATGGTCTTGTGTCTTGCAGGCAAGATCCAAGCATTAAAGCTCTCAGCCATATTATTGTCAATGATGTCACACTTAGTTTCAGTATTAAAGTATACCTTACAAAAAGTGTGTTCCTTGTAGTAAAGTAAATCCTCAACAATCTTCTCACCACCAAGCAGCTCTAATTTGTCCAAATTTCTCCTCAAATCTGCCTCAAATGTGCTTCTAGCACATTTCCAAAAAATCAGCCTCCTTTCAAGGCCTCCCCAATCTTTTGACCAGTTTGCAAGGATGTGTCTAGCACATTGCCTTTGCTCCACTTCTGGTAGGAGCTCTTTTATAGTGGCAAGAAGCCCCTGAAAAGGAACAGTATAAAATCAGCAAAGTGTAACAACATAAACAATATAAAATCAACAGTTTAGTACCTTCTGCATATCTGAAATGACTGTGTAACCAGTCCCATCGCCTAAGTTCAAGTCTTCAATTAATATTTTCAAAAACCAAGTCCATGTGGTTTTGTTCTCACACTCCACAACAGCCCAAGCAATTGGCAACATCTGGTTGTTGCCATCCTTAGCCACAGCAACTAGCAGTTGACCCTTGCTACAACCTTACAACCATCTAACCCAATACATCTTCTACAACCACTCAAAAATGACCTTTTCAAGGCATCAAAACAGATGTAGAAACCTAAGAAGCAAGGCCTACCATTTTCAGCAAATTCTGTAGTAGATACTTTCACCACACAAGTACTTCCTGGATTTGTTTTCAACACTTCATCTCTGTAATCAAGTATTCTTCCAAACTCTTTTTCTTGATCACCCATGATCTCTAGTAAAACCTTAGATCTAGCTCTCCTAACAGTGGACCTGCCGACATGTACACCAAGTTCCTTCCTAATTTCCTCTTGGAGTTTGCAAATTCTGATGTTTGGTTGTTCAGTAATTCTATCTTTGTAGTGGGTGGCTAGGTACTTATACTTGCACATATAGTTTCTTGTGGTCTGAACACATCTATGTTTAGGATAGTATGTTTTGATTTGAAAATTCTTGGTTGAATTGTCCAGTTTAGCATAAATTAACCAAGGACAACCATCCCTACATGTGACCCTCACCCTTGAAGGCTCATTGACAAACTTATCTAACTGAATATGCTTCTGAAGTGAATATCTAGTCACAGCATCTCTAAACTCATTAACACTCTAAAAAATCATACCAAGCTGCCATACTACCTTCTTACATGTAGGGTCAAACCTTATGTATTTACTTTCCCTTCTAGGTTTCAAGGTTACTCCCTCCTCAGCATCATCCTTATCAGATGTACAACTATATGCATCAGAACTAAAGTAAAAGGGTTCATCACCACCTACCCTTCCTTCCAAACCTCATTCATTAGGTTCTGTTTCATCAAATCCTATGTCTTGTTCAACTTCACCTAAAGGTACATCATCAATGTTAGGTTGCCCCTTTTTCTCTCTTCTAGTCCCTCTCTTATAAGCCCTTCTTTCAGCCCTAAATGTTCTAACTTCCTCATGTACATCAGATCCATCATCACCATCTGGACCATCAAATACTGCCACATGGTCTGATTCTACATCACATTCAACATCTGATTCAACATCAGAATCTGTTGATTGAGAGTCAACATGGTCACTACTTACTTGCTTTGCATTTTCACCATCTTCAGGTTCAGTTTGTTTGGGTGAATTTTCAGCAGCTTCTGTTTGTGGGGTTGAAGAATTAGTGGGAAATTGAGAGGGTGAAGTAGTAGTTGCTGCAGTTTCAAGTGGTGTATTTTCAGTGGCTGGGTTCTCATTAGGGTTGCTTTGACAAATATTTGGTTCACATTGGATACCCTTACCAACTTTATTAAAAGCATCACTTTTTGTTTGGTTGTTGGGAACAATATATTCCAAAGGCAATGAGGGCACATCTGGTTCATCTACCATGTGGCAGACATAAATCTCCACAATGTTCCCATCTTTCAAACTTAGGGAAAGGTCCAAAATATCCTTGTCAGTAAGTACATCTACAAGAATGTCACTATTAGGGGGCTTCACCTTAAAACCACAACTTGGACTATATCTTAATTCCTTTATGTAGTCCCTAAGCTCAAAATATGACaacgtatcaacatcaacatctaAGAATTCTGTACAATTACCACCCTCATATCTTGGCACACCACTACTTAAATCAAATACCCCACCATAAAACCATCTCAACGTAACATAAATAAAATCAGCCATACCTGAAAGTTACAAAGCAACAATACTTAACAAAAACCTTAAATTACAAATCAACAAAACTTCTCACCAACAAGCAACATCAAAGGGAAACATATGTTTTTTTAACAAAATCTGCAGCAAAAGTTACTCGTTCATTTACCTCATTCTACTAAAAAAACCCTACATTAACAAACACCCGATTCAAAACCCTAGAATGCAAGCAAATAATTAAATGTGTCAAAACCCTAACAAATGACCCTACATTAACAAACACCCGATTCAAAACCCTAGAATGCAAGCAAATAATTAAATGTGTCAAAACCCTACATTTACCTCACGAATGATAGCCTTCTTCAGCAAAACAAACTTCACAAAACTTGAAAATGCAAAAACGACCCTAGAAATCACTAAGTATTACGCGAATTAATGTATGTGGTGGAAGATCGGTTGAAAATTATCAAGGTAAACAGTGCAAAATCTGTGAAACtcgatgagagagagagaggggagcgCCTTTTAATTTTGTTTACGTTTAAGGGTGAAATGAAAAGGGAGTTAAAAAAATAATGCTGAATTGGAAAATTAAAAGGCGCGTGTACAACACGTAAGATAAAAAATTGGGGGTCACTAAAAATCAGCGCTAAAAGgtcactaaaatactgaaaaattaagattggggggggggggagtaataggtcgcccgcaaaggttgggtgcgtcataattaatctggctatacgttgggggggggggggggggtttaatgTATTTTTCCTTTGATATTCCCTATTGAAAAAAAAGAGATGGACTGGATAGTAAGGTAGTTCTCATGTTTGATGTAACGTTATGAAAACCAAGAGTACATTAAAAGGTAAATCATCAAAGCTTTTTTTTACttatccaaaaagaaaaaaatcatcaATGCTCTTTTATATGCCCTCAACATTATTCATCTTGGTTGTTTTGGAATGCTAAGCTGCCAAAAAAGATGGACTGGATAAGGTGTTGTTGTTTGGAATTGCCATCTGAGGCTGAATTTGTATATAGTTTTGACTTAAAGCTTCCTGGGTTACTCATAATCTGCAGGGGAGCTGAAGGAGCTGAGGAGGAGGATGATGAGGCCATGAAAATTGTTTTATTGAGTTGTCTTCTATTTTTGTGCATTTCTTTTTcgtttattattattacttgtatTCCATTTTTGCCCTcatgaattttttaaaaaaaagactaGTTTCTTTATTTTGCAAGAAAGTAAAGAGGTTAGGGTgtgaatcataaaaaaaaaataggacaggGTGCAAACCGCAAAAGAGAACATACGTTTGGGGTGCAACGCAACAGACTCTAATTTTATCTATCTAATTGTATCCTCAACATGCCTCCTTATGAGCCTGATTCCTTTTTCATGGGTCATTTTCGTGGGTCACACACATAGAAATTCTTTTTTGATAATGGGTGACAGTGAAATTCAATGTCATGACCTCTGCCGGCTTTAATATCATGTTGAAGTGAGTGACCATCTCATCTAACAGTTTAAGCAGTTAGAAAGaacatatttttatttatttaattatatgttCGACACTCCCCCTCACGTGCAGGCTTGATTCTTTTTTCATAGGCCAAACACATAGGAATTTTCAATCAAATTCAATAGATATTTGTATCAAACTTATTTCATCCGATAAATTCAGTAATTCTAAAGGGACAAAAGTTAATTTAATGATTTTTATTAAAGAATAGTAATTTGATAACCTTTTGAGAAGTTaattctaaattttttcttttgacatttttcttttcctttttgcaATCGACCAAGTAAAATAGAAAAACATTTAGACTTTTCTTTGAGAGAATTAACTAGTATTACATGATTTACATTTTAGCAAATGCAATTGTCATGATACAGACCACTAAGTAACAACATAATCACAATAACAACTGTGTGATATACAGGAAAGCAAATGTGAAACGCAAATTCCCTATAAGCATTGCACTGAAATTAAGGAATTTAAAGGCATAAATACCCAAACCATGAAAAATACAAATTAAATTTGTTATAGATGAATATATATCTGATTCGTCCCTCCCCCTCCAATCCATTCAATTTCTATCTTTTCTGAAAGAAGGTTTATGCATTACTTCCTTGAGATATGCCACTATAAGTGTTGATATGTCATGTCGGATGAAGGGCAGGTGGGTCTTGCCATGACATAGCTAGCACGCACGCACGCACGCACGATGCAAGTGCTATGTGGTTACTTTCACAAATGTATTAGTACTAATATCTTTCTTATTAAATTAGATGAAATCCGGTGAGCTagctaaatatacatatatccttTTGTCTCTTTCTTTTAATTAGAGAAGGAATATTATTAGGATGTTTGATTAAACTCATTGCTTCTTTTTGACAATTGACCCGAATAAAGTATACATAAttgtgatatacatatatatatatatatatatatatatatatatatagagcaaaaatatttttcttcgttatatataaattttaaaatccTCTTAACATAATAAAAGTTTTTATTGTAGTAGTAATTAAATTAGTTCAAAAACTATTTTTGGTTCGAATTCTTAAATCTCATTTAAACGTTCTTACTCCACCATATATGCATTTTACTTGTTTAAACTATGCATGTTCTGTAATATAACCTCTAATCGAGGAATGATGTTACAGGAGCTGTGGTTATATAAGTCCACCATGCATCACATAGGTAAAAGATTCTAATGTAAAATTGCACATATTTACAAAAGTAAAATAAACAATTATTGTACTCAATTGTCGAATGAGAGTCATAAAAGAGGGATGTCGACCTATTAATTAAAGGCTGTCCTGCTAGACATGTTTTAAATATTACAAGTTACTCATGTTTGGGATATTTTGATCCCACCTTTGAGGCAGTACAATAAAACGTGTAACAATCTGAAAAATAAGAATAACGCTCCAAATCTGATAATTATAACTTTAAGATGTAAAGGGGCCGTTATGAATCATTAATATAGAGTTAGTCTTTGTACACCCTTTGTAAGAACATAAATAATTTTACAATAGATTGTTTTCACCCAAAAAATGAACATTATATTTTTGATCAATAATATTTATATAAATTGTTTTCACAAAAAAATGATTTcattaaaattaaattaatttattGTAGCACATGATTATTCTTAGCAGTAGTCGAATTCCATTCTACATAATATTTAAGATGGATCTTTTGTTCTCTTTTTAAGACGGATCTTttgttctctcttttttttttttaacattggaGGCATAAGAATCTTTGGGATTATCAAATGTTTGGAATGCAACCATTCATTAAATATTTGTATACTATCGTTAGTAGGGAGTAGCAAATATATACCTAAATTATCAATAGTAGTGGTCATGACATCACTGATATTAGAATATCTAAGTTAATCGAGACCTAACTATCTAGTATGAAGAGTAGATAAAGATTCTCGTCGGAAATTTAAACGGTGACAACATTTATAAGAAGCTAAACTCTCTAACATTGGATTCATCTTTGCACACTAATAACATAAAAAATTAAACTATTGTTAGTTTAACATATGTTCCGCCTTATTTATCACGTTTACTAAATCCAAATATTATGAATATAATTTGCAATTGCCATTTACATTATCTAATCGTGTAATTTTCCTTTACAATTATTTATCGTCGATGATCTGATACATCGTGACTATACAAAAACCGCCCCCATCTAACCTAAAAAATGCTGGCCAATTACTAGGGAAAGTAGGAGCTTTTTTGTCTCAGAAATTTCAATAAGGAATTAAGATCTCCCAAAGGAGAAGAAGACTTATCACTAATGAGAAGCATTTCATTAATATAGTTTGGTACCTT
Coding sequences:
- the LOC132628767 gene encoding uncharacterized protein LOC132628767, whose protein sequence is MSCTSDKDDAEEGVTLKPRRESKYIRYSLQKHIQLDKFVNEPSRVRVTCRDGCPWLIYAKLDNSTKNFQIKTYYPKHRCVQTTRNYMCKYKYLATHYKDRITEQPNIRICKLQEEIRKELGVHVGRSTVRRARSKVLLEIMGDQEKEFGRILDYRDEVLKTNPGSTCVVKVSTTEFAENGRPCFLGFYICFDALKSKGQLLVAVAKDGNNQMLPIAWAVVECENKTTWTWFLKILIEDLNLGDGTGYTVISDMQKGLLATIKELLPEVEQRQCARHILANWSKDWGGLERRLIFWKCARSTFEADLRRNLDKLELLGGEKIVEDLLYYKEHTFCKVYFNTETKCDIIDNNMAESFNAWILPARHKTIITMLEEIRMKVMNRISVMRSFANTWVTRISPMALRTLEENMGKSMNCNIVFNGEHGFEILDGPYQHTVYIVNEKCSFRSWQLKGIPCPHAICAMLYKKYEPIEYVHEYYSKKNWFKTYCHYIQPMTNMAMWPRSANPAIAPPIIRKMPSRPSKARRKEASEAKKCGKMPITGMLMTCSQCGEGNMTSQTFDASQTFDASQTFAASQARIEIHGKWDGDGGNEGGGIGGENDRIGKEEHDKKRKIKKLLIFVLEKLIWVTDEWLMA